A single genomic interval of Anopheles marshallii chromosome 2, idAnoMarsDA_429_01, whole genome shotgun sequence harbors:
- the LOC128710089 gene encoding ADP-ribosylation factor 1 gives MGNVFANLFKGLFGKKEMRILMVGLDAAGKTTILYKLKLGEIVTTIPTIGFNVETVEYKNISFTVWDVGGQDKIRPLWRHYFQNTQGLIFVVDSNDRERIGEAREELMRMLAEDELRDAVLLIFANKQDLPNAMNAAEITDKLGLHSLRNRNWYIQATCATSGDGLYEGLDWLSNQLKNANR, from the exons ATGGGGAACGTATTCGCTAATCTGTTCAAAGGATTGTTCGGCAAAAAGGAGATGAGAATTTTGATGGTCGGATTGGACGCTGCCGGTAAAACCACGATCCTGTATAAACTAAAATTAGGTGAAATTGTTACAACGATTCCTACAATTG GTTTCAACGTGGAGACTGTAGAGTATAAAAACATTAGTTTTACGGTTTGGGATGTCGGTGGCCAGGATAAGATTCGGCCGCTGTGGAGGCATTACTTCCAAAACACACAA GGACTTATCTTCGTGGTCGATAGCAACGACAGAGAGCGTATCGGCGAAGCCCGGGAAGAACTGATGCGAATGTTGGCCGAAGATGAGCTCAGAGATGCTGTTCTACTgatatttgcaaacaaacag GATCTACCAAACGCAATGAATGCCGCCGAAATCACCGACAAGCTAGGACTACACTCGCTACGAAACCGCAACTGGTACATTCAAGCCACCTGTGCAACTAGCGGTGACGGACTGTACGAGGGACTTGACTGGCTTTCCAACCAGCTGAAAAATGCAAACCGTTAA